The proteins below come from a single Pichia kudriavzevii chromosome 2, complete sequence genomic window:
- a CDS encoding uncharacterized protein (PKUD0B04080; similar to Saccharomyces cerevisiae YKL117W (SBA1); ancestral locus Anc_2.455), whose translation MAPIAPEVLWAQRSSTSDPLHNIIYLTINLKDPEQSSVELDIKDTSLDLNAKSTTSDEEYSLHIDFYKEIDSSSVREVITGSHIFLVLVKKELQEEYWPRLTKEKLKYNNIRTDFDKWVDEDEQDGADDEKLDPMAGLGGMDDLSAFSENNMDFSELAKQFGGKGGLSAGDAGSDKFGDLANAEFSSSGDEDEDNDKESSHGHEE comes from the exons atGGCACCAATTGCACCAGAAG TTTTATGGGCACAAAGATCAAGCACATCTGATCCATTGCATAATATCATCTACCTTACAATCAACTTGAAGGATCCTGAACAATCAAGTGTCGAATTAGATATTAAGGACActtctttggatttgaaTGCAAAGAGTACTACATCTGACGAAGAGTACAGCTTACATATTGATTTTTACAAAGAGATAGATTCTTCATCAGTTCGTGAGGTTATTACTGGCTCTCATATTTTCCTGGTCTTGGTGAAGAAGGAACTACAGGAAGAATATTGGCCACGGTTGACTAAGGAAAAGCTAAAGTACAATAATATCCGTactgattttgataaatgggttgatgaagatgaacaaGATGGTGCTGATGACGAGAAGTTGGACCCTATGGCTGGTCTCGGGGGAATGGATGATCTGAGTGCATTTTCTGAAAACAATATGGACTTCTCAGAGCTTGCGAAACAATTCGGAGGAAAGGGTGGCTTATCAGCTGGTGATGCTGGATCTGATAAGTTTGGCGATTTGGCCAATGCAGAATTTAGCTCTAGCGGtgatgaagacgaagatAACGATAAAGAATCTAGCCATGGTCATGAAGAATAA
- a CDS encoding uncharacterized protein (PKUD0B04090; Pfam Domains: Cu-oxidase_3(3.3e-59)|Cu-oxidase_2(5.5e-48)|Cu-oxidase(4. 9e-29)) gives MLVLWYLYLCFATAFASEVHEFYFNVEYVNANPDGVFERQVISFNGSWPLPTIEVSRGDRVKVHLTNSLEDTTTSLHFHGLKMKGKVHMDGPVGVTQCPISPGETMLYDFVVEQAGTYWYHSHSGAQYSDGMRGLLIVHDKELESLYEFDKELSWSISDWYHDSSSVLVKKQLTKYNPTGGEPVPQNILFNDSRNVTISIDYDTAYLIRIVNVGIMVSQYFSIPGYEFDIIEVDGVYTHPKTATMAYLAVGQRMSIILKTKSREDVSSNILIFTAMDEDMLDIVPDDLELNSYNYMSYDGALPEPKIPNWVTDRESFNPIDDMDLVPMKKKPLFEDPDHRIEVVLHMENLGDGISYAFFNNVTYVAPKVPTLLTALSAPENLVKDSRIYGSNTNSFILNHDEIVEIVVNNEDDGKHPMHLHGHQFQVVARSPELEEPSHYNPENQTFPPFPMMRDTVMVEGGGFLVLRFKANNPGVWFFHCHLDFHLEQGLALTLVEAPDLINITLPDDQLNICKTAGIPTKGNAAGNAEDFLNLEGENVQPKPLPDGFTAKGYFALFLCTAIALFGLKSIYDFGMHDILQTESEKIQIEKKVIEKYIDLLEQMKSNDTDEPFEVDQLLQKAINLNERFSKF, from the coding sequence ATGCTAGTCCTGTGGTACTTGTATCTCTGCTTTGCCACTGCGTTTGCATCCGAAGTTCATGAATTTTACTTCAATGTTGAATATGTCAATGCAAACCCCGATGGCGTGTTTGAGAGACAAGTGATTTCATTTAATGGCTCGTGGCCACTGCCTACGATTGAGGTCAGTAGAGGGGATAGGGTAAAAGTTCACCTTACGAACAGTCTTGAGGATACAACTACCTCCTTGCATTTTCATGggttgaaaatgaagggAAAAGTTCATATGGATGGTCCAGTTGGCGTCACACAATGTCCGATAAGTCCGGGTGAGACCATGCTGTACGactttgttgttgaacaaGCAGGCACATACTGGTATCATAGTCATAGTGGGGCACAATATAGTGATGGTATGAGGGGGCTCTTAATTGTTCATGATAAGGAGTTGGAATCATTatatgaatttgataaagaGTTAAGTTGGAGTATCAGTGACTGGTATCATGATTCGAGTTCCGTGCTAGTGAAAAAGCAATTGACAAAATATAACCCAACAGGCGGCGAACCTGTACCACAAAACATATTGTTTAACGACTCAAGGAATGTTACAATCAGCATCGATTACGATACTGCTTATCTAATTCGAATTGTTAATGTTGGTATTATGGTTTCTCAATATTTTAGTATTCCGGGATACgaatttgatattattgaagttgatggtGTTTACACTCACCCTAAGACAGCAACCATGGCATATTTGGCAGTTGGTCAAAGAATGTCtattatattgaaaacCAAATCTAGGGAAGATGTTTCTTctaatattttgattttcacGGCGATGGATGAGGATATGCTAGATATTGTTCCCGATGACTTGGAATTAAATTCCTATAACTATATGAGTTATGATGGAGCTCTACCGGAACCAAAAATTCCAAACTGGGTAACGGATAGAGAAAGTTTCAATCCAATTGACGATATGGACTTGGTTCCtatgaaaaagaaacctttatttgaagatccaGATCACAGAATAGAAGTAGTTCTACACATGGAGAATTTAGGTGACGGTATCAGCTACgcatttttcaataatgtGACCTATGTTGCACCAAAGGTTCCCACACTATTGACTGCCTTGAGTGCACCTGAAAACTTGGTAAAAGATTCCAGAATTTATGGTTCTAATACCAATAGTTTCATTCTAAATCATGATGAGATAGTAGAAATTGTTGTCaacaatgaagatgacggTAAACATCCAATGCATCTGCATGGCCACCAGTTCCAAGTTGTTGCACGTTCACCTGAATTGGAAGAACCTAGTCACTACAATCCCGAAAATCAAACATTCCCGCCATTCCCAATGATGAGAGACACAGTCATGGTCGAAGGTGGCGGATTTCTTGTCCTGAGGTTTAAGGCGAATAATCCTGGTGTCTGGTTTTTCCACTGCCATTTAGATTTCCACCTTGAGCAGGGTTTGGCTCTCACCTTGGTCGAAGCACCAGACTTAATTAATATCACGCTACCAGACGATCAGCTGAACATTTGTAAAACTGCAGGTATTCCGACAAAGGGTAATGCCGCTGGTAATGCAGAGGATTTCTTGAATCTAGAGGGTGAAAATGTCCAACCCAAACCCCTACCTGATGGATTTACGGCCAAGGGCTATTTTGCACTATTTCTATGCACTGCTATAGCACTATTTGGcttgaaatcaatctaTGATTTTGGTATGCACGATATATTACAAACCGAATCAGAGAAAATAcagattgaaaaaaaagttatagaaaaatatatcGACCTTTTGGAGCAGATGAAATCTAACGATACCGATGAACCGTTCGAAGTCGATCAACTGTTACAAAAGGCAATAAATTTGAACGAAAgattttctaaattttAA
- a CDS encoding uncharacterized protein (PKUD0B04100; similar to Saccharomyces cerevisiae YNL209W (SSB2) and YDL229W (SSB1); ancestral locus Anc_2.41), with protein sequence MSEGTFAGAIGIDLGTTYSCVAVYDNTTGVEIIANEQGNRVTPSFVAFTPEERLIGDAAKNQAALNPTNTVFDAKRLIGRAFSDESVQKDIKTWPFKVVDDNGNPKIEVSYLGETKTFSPQEISSMVLTKMKEIAEAKLGQAVDKAVVTVPAYFNDAQRQATKDAGSIAGLDVLRIINEPTAAAIAYGLGAGKSEHEKHILIFDLGGGTFDVSLLHIAGGVFTVKATSGDTHLGGQDFDTNLLEHFKKEFQKKTGLDISGDARALRRLRTACERAKRTLSSVAQTTVEVDSLFEGEDFSANITRARFEDLNSALFKSTLTPVEQVLKDAGLDKSKVDEVVLVGGSTRIPKVQKMLSDFFDGKQLEKSINPDEAVAFGAAVQGAILTGQSTSDETKDLLLLDVIPLSLGVAMQGNVFAPVVPRNTTVPTIKRRTFTTVADHQTTVQFPVYQGERVNCSENTLLGEFDLKGIPPMPAGEPVLEAIFEIDANGILKVTAVEKSTGKTANITISNSIGRLSSDDIQKMIDDADKFKKADEEFSKKHEQKQKLEAYVTSIEGTVTDPVLSAKIKKGSKAKIEAALSDALAALEIEDSSADDLRKAELALKRVVTKAMATR encoded by the coding sequence ATGTCTGAAGGTACTTTCGCTGGTGCAATTGGTATTGATTTAGGTACTACTTACTCATGTGTTGCAGTTTACGACAACACTACTGgtgttgaaattattgCTAACGAACAAGGTAACAGAGTTACCCCATCTTTCGTTGCTTTCACCCCAGAAGAAAGATTAATTGGTGATGCAGCAAAGAATCAAGCTGCTTTGAACCCAACCAACACTGTTTTCGATGCAAAGAGATTAATTGGTAGAGCTTTCTCTGATGAATCCGTTCAAAAGGATATCAAGACCTGGCCTTTCAAGGTTGTCGATGACAACGGTAACCCAAAGATTGAAGTTTCTTACTTGGGTGAAACTAAGACTTTCTCTCCACAAGAAATTTCTTCCATGGTTTTAACCAAAATGAAGGAAATTGCAGAAGCAAAGTTAGGTCAAGCTGTTGACAAGGCTGTTGTTACTGTTCCAGCTTATTTCAATGATGCACAAAGACAAGCAACTAAGGATGCAGGTTCTATTGCAGGTTTAGACGTTCTAAGAATTATTAACGAACCAACTGCAGCAGCTATTGCTTATGGTTTAGGTGCAGGTAAGTCCGAACACGAAAAGCACATTTTAATTTTCGATTTAGGTGGTGGTACTTTCGATGTTTCCTTATTACATATTGCAGGTGGTGTTTTCACTGTTAAGGCAACTTCCGGTGATACTCACTTGGGTGGTCAAGATTTCGATACCAACTTATTAGAACATTTCAAGAAGgaattccaaaagaagACCGGTTTAGATATTTCTGGTGATGCTAGAGCTCTAAGAAGATTAAGAACTGCTTGTGAAAGAGCAAAGAGAACTTTATCTTCTGTTGCTCAAACCACCGTTGAAGTTGATTCCTTatttgaaggtgaagatttCTCTGCTAACATCACCAGAGCAAGATTCGAAGACTTAAACTCTGCTTTATTCAAGTCTACTTTAACTCCAGTTGAACAAGTCTTAAAGGATGCTGGTTTAGACAAGTCCAAGGTTGACGAAGTTGTCTTGGTTGGTGGTTCCACCAGAATTCCAAAGGTCCAAAAGATGTTATCAGACTTCTTCGATGGTAAGCAATTAGAAAAATCTATTAACCCTGATGAAGCTGTTGCTTTCGGTGCTGCAGTCCAAGGTGCTATCTTAACTGGTCAATCCACTTCTGATGAAACTAAGGACTTATTATTATTAGATGTTATTCCATTATCCTTAGGTGTTGCTATGCAAGGTAACGTTTTTGCTCCAGTTGTCCCAAGAAACACCACTGTTCCAACTATCAAGAGAAGAACTTTCACTACTGTTGCAGACCACCAAACTACTGTCCAATTCCCAGTTTACCAAGGTGAAAGAGTCAACTGTTCTGAAAACACCTTATTAGGTGAATTCGACTTAAAGGGTATTCCTCCAATGCCAGCTGGTGAACCAGTCTTGGAAGctatctttgaaattgatgcTAATGGTATCTTAAAGGTCACTGCTGTTGAAAAGTCCACTGGTAAGACCGCTAACATCACCATCTCTAACTCTATTGGTAGATTATCCTCTGATGATATCCAAAAGATGATTGATGATGCTGACAAGTTCAAGAAGgctgatgaagaattctCCAAGAAGCACgaacaaaagcaaaagcTTGAAGCATATGTCACCTCTATTGAAGGTACCGTTACTGACCCAGTCTTATCTGCAAAGATCAAGAAGGGTTCTAAGGCTAAGATTGAAGCTGCATTATCTGACGCTTTAGCAGCAttagaaattgaagattctTCTGCTGATGACTTAAGAAAGGCTGAATTAGCATTAAAGAGAGTTGTTACTAAGGCTATGGCTACTCGTTAA
- a CDS encoding uncharacterized protein (PKUD0B04110) — MVQENVPPDIVESLCKHIFNAIGSLMFAVPRVTTYCFEGISTITMKVNYHHILPGKLIEIHHCLTSSCVQTYFPHFNNCINNRESLSPIMESWEILHKREPLVVARDIATAPLDLSLNTPSGPKVTSQKLLIYLEAISFVIGTKERERERERERE; from the coding sequence ATGGTCCAAGAAAACGTGCCTCCTGATATAGTGGAATCGCTATGCAAACACATTTTTAATGCAATTGGGAGTTTGATGTTTGCAGTTCCAAGGGTCACTACTTATTGCTTCGAGGGGATTTCCACAATTACTATGAAAGTCAACTATCACCATATACTTCCAGGAAAATTAATAGAAATCCACCATTGTCTCACCTCCTCTTGCGTGCAAACTTATTTTCCACACTTCAACAACTGCATTAACAACAGAGAATCGTTGTCTCCTATTATGGAATCTTGGGAAATCTTACATAAACGTGAACCATTGGTGGTAGCAAGAGACATAGCAACTGCGCCGCTTGACCTTAGCCTGAACACCCCTAGTGGACCGAAAGTAACATCGCAGAAGCTACTGATTTACCTAGAAGCGATATCATTTGTTATTGGCacaaaagagagagagagagagagagagagagagagagagtAA
- a CDS encoding uncharacterized protein (PKUD0B04120; similar to Saccharomyces cerevisiae YNL095C (YNL095C) and YOR092W (ECM3); ancestral locus Anc_2.192), protein MAGAPMGEIIYSAVKPVIRMYMIIGTGFFLTRKGLFGVTAARACSDMVLMLFMPALVFDKIVSYISISDIKTIGVICFCAFVMYSINAVVAFLIVRFTPVPKSREERWVGGGLLAGIMQNVSDLPISYIQAVSIFSTKQQNKGTAYVIIWLAMYVVTQFNCGLFQLVNWDFEYMGQTSGDAEKGDQLSHSCSETVQSDQPEKFREENDDDDVHDQNNLTSSTKTSLNSSDNEDLQQPVNNNQASMERPMSEVSSLNISIDSETGIGQPTHGSTSAAHRIQSHPSVRTRASSKQFSENYDPRPLTAVNSRISHLARTLSKGSAIARIPSARSINTNGPNDSDHEDMLSLNQELIREYSRVQPYNQKMSKTMKVVTETNLTSQDVKESGEEIPFIKKYHLHYVVFFLENFKKPMSVSLILAIIIALIPWTKALFVNDGKVTLKNAPDKQPALSFILMYAEYLGAPCVPLGLLLIGSVLARLDVSVLPKGFWKSAVSHTVFRLGVLPIIGMAFITRLKTIGWLTDPMAIFVCVMEFALPSATVQIYLTAGAMRPEDKTSTPLNCFGLYLILQYAVLVISMPIVVCYCIKHPMGL, encoded by the coding sequence atgGCGGGAGCTCCTATGGGAGAGATTATCTATTCAGCTGTCAAACCGGTTATTAGAATGTACATGATTATAGGAACAGGTTTTTTCTTGACGAGAAAAGGTTTGTTTGGTGTGACCGCCGCAAGAGCATGTTCTGATATGGTGTTGATGCTATTCATGCCAGCTTTAGTTTTCGATAAGATTGTTTCATATATCTCCATCTCGGATATCAAAACAATAGGAGtcatttgtttttgtgCTTTTGTTATGTATTCAATTAATGCAGTTGTTGCGTTTCTTATAGTAAGATTCACTCCGGTACCAAAGTCAAGGGAGGAGAGGTGGGTCGGCGGTGGGTTACTAGCCGGGATAATGCAAAATGTTTCTGATTTACCCATCTCTTATATTCAGGCAGTCTCGATCTTTTCtacaaaacaacaaaataaagGAACTGCCTATGTTATTATCTGGTTGGCAATGTATGTTGTTACCCAATTCAACTGCGGCTTATTTCAGCTTGTCAATTGGGACTTTGAATATATGGGACAAACATCTGGTGATGCAGAAAAAGGTGACCAGTTGTCGCATTCTTGCTCGGAAACAGTACAGAGTGACCAACCTGAAAAGTTTAGAGAAGAGaacgatgatgatgatgttcaTGACCAGAACAATTTGACTAGTAGTACAAAGACGAGTTTGAACTCAAGCGATAATGAAGACTTACAACAGCCAGTTAATAATAACCAGGCTTCAATGGAAAGACCTATGTCAGAAGTCTCATCACTCAATATATCCATAGATTCAGAGACAGGTATTGGTCAACCCACACATGGATCTACAAGTGCTGCCCATCGTATACAATCGCATCCTAGTGTAAGAACAAGAGCATCTTCAAAACAATTCAGTGAAAATTATGACCCAAGACCATTGACAGCTGTGAACTCTAGAATCTCACATCTTGCTAGAACACTTTCTAAAGGTAGTGCGATAGCTCGTATACCTTCTGCTAGGAGTATCAATACTAATGGTCCAAATGATTCCGATCATGAAGACATGCTTTCCTTGAACCAAGAGTTAATAAGGGAATATTCTCGTGTCCAGCCTTATAACCAAAAAATGAGCAAAACAATGAAGGTTGTTACCGAAACCAATTTAACAAGCCAGGATGTCAAGGAGTCCGGTGAGGAAATTCCATTTATTAAGAAATATCATTTGCATTATGTggtcttttttttggaaaacttcaaaaagCCCATGTCTGTCAGTTTGATTCTAGCTATAATAATTGCTTTGATTCCGTGGACAAAAGCTTTGTTTGTTAATGATGGAAAGGTCACGCTTAAAAATGCCCCAGATAAACAGCCTGCCCTCTCATTTATTCTCATGTATGCCGAATATCTTGGTGCACCGTGTGTTCCTCTTGGACTACTATTGATTGGCTCTGTGCTCGCAAGGTTGGACGTCAGTGTGCTTCCTAAGGGTTTTTGGAAATCTGCCGTTTCTCATACAGTGTTCAGGTTGGGCGTTTTACCAATCATTGGCATGGCATTTATTACTAGACTCAAAACAATTGGCTGGTTGACAGATCCAATGGCCATTTTTGTATGTGTCATGGAATTTGCTTTACCCAGTGCCACAGTTCAAATATATTTAACCGCTGGTGCAATGCGTCCCGAGGACAAAACCAGCACCCCCCTCAATTGTTTTGGCCTTTACTTAATTTTGCAGTATGCTGTTCTCGTCATATCCATGCccattgttgtttgttATTGTATCAAACATCCAATGGGGTTGTGA